One genomic region from Streptomyces sp. NBC_00582 encodes:
- a CDS encoding TIGR03842 family LLM class F420-dependent oxidoreductase, with amino-acid sequence MDFGLVLQTDPPASKVVELMQRAEDNGFTYGWTFDSAVLWQEPFVIYSQILAGTSRLTVGPMVTNPGTRTWEVTASTFATLNDMFGNRTVCGIGRGDSAMRVAGRTPNTLARISAAMKVIRALGSGQEANLGGTVIRFPWIKEDAKLPVWMAAYGPKALKMTGEEADGFILQLADLYLTEYMVKAVKDAAVAAGRDPGDVKICVAAPAYVTEDDSPEALAHARDQCRWFGGMVGNHVADLVSKYGAHSSRVPEELTDYIKAREGYDYSHHGRSDNPDTAFVPDEIVDRFCVIGPVEKHVEKLRALRELGVDQFAVYDMHDAREKVIDAYGTTVIPALNG; translated from the coding sequence ATGGACTTCGGACTCGTCCTGCAGACCGACCCGCCGGCCTCGAAGGTCGTCGAGCTGATGCAACGCGCGGAGGACAACGGCTTCACCTACGGCTGGACCTTCGACTCCGCCGTGCTCTGGCAGGAACCGTTCGTGATCTACAGTCAGATCCTGGCCGGCACCAGCCGCCTGACCGTCGGCCCCATGGTGACCAACCCGGGCACCCGCACCTGGGAGGTCACCGCCTCCACCTTCGCCACCCTCAACGACATGTTCGGCAACCGCACGGTCTGCGGCATCGGCCGCGGCGACTCCGCGATGCGGGTGGCCGGCCGCACCCCGAACACCCTCGCCCGGATCAGCGCCGCCATGAAGGTCATCCGCGCCCTCGGCTCGGGCCAGGAGGCCAACCTCGGCGGCACGGTGATCCGCTTCCCCTGGATCAAGGAGGACGCGAAGCTCCCCGTCTGGATGGCCGCGTACGGGCCGAAGGCGCTGAAGATGACCGGGGAGGAGGCCGACGGCTTCATTCTCCAGCTCGCCGACCTGTATCTCACCGAGTACATGGTGAAGGCTGTCAAGGACGCGGCGGTCGCGGCCGGCCGTGACCCCGGTGACGTGAAGATCTGTGTCGCCGCCCCCGCCTACGTCACCGAGGACGACTCGCCCGAGGCCCTCGCCCACGCCCGCGACCAGTGCCGCTGGTTCGGCGGCATGGTCGGCAACCATGTCGCCGACCTGGTGTCCAAGTACGGCGCGCACTCCTCCCGGGTCCCCGAGGAACTCACCGACTACATCAAGGCCCGTGAGGGGTACGACTACTCCCACCACGGCCGCAGCGACAACCCCGACACCGCGTTCGTGCCCGACGAGATCGTCGACCGGTTCTGTGTCATCGGCCCCGTCGAGAAGCACGTCGAGAAGCTGCGGGCCCTGCGCGAGCTGGGTGTCGACCAGTTCGCCGTCTACGACATGCACGACGCCCGCGAGAAGGTCATCGACGCGTACGGCACGACGGTGATCCCCGCCCTCAACGGCTGA
- a CDS encoding NCS1 family nucleobase:cation symporter-1 has product MTDTAPTAIPVSDQVTLPDGRVEFAPGSPPPTGPYANEDLLPVPVEKRTWTTYNFSALWVGMAHNTASWTLASGLIAVGMDWKQAVFTIALANVIVLVPMLLTGHAGPKYGIPFPVFARASFGIRGANLPAVVRALVACGWFGIQTWIGGEAIYFLAGKLIGNGWSDAGTIGGHPWTMWLSFAIFWAIQVAIIYRGMETIRRFENWAAPFVIVGALVMLIWMSNKAGGFGPLLDQPSKLGWGGDFWKLFWPSLMGMIGFWSTLSLNIPDFTRYGKSQKAQTWGQALGLPTTMTLFALLSVLVTSGSQAVYGETIWDPVQLAAKTDNVFGLLFALVTVLVATLSVNIAANLVSPAFDFSNVAPRRISFRTGALATCVIGVLIFPWKLYSDPQGYIFTWLGLVGGLLGTVAGILIADYWILRRGRLDLTDLYRAGGRYWYDGGWNWPAVVAFLAGGVLAIGGASFKPILDGRPIPALESLADYGWAVGLGTSTLVYLLLMTVTGRRARSAA; this is encoded by the coding sequence ATGACCGACACCGCTCCCACGGCCATACCCGTGTCCGACCAAGTCACCCTCCCCGACGGGCGCGTGGAGTTCGCCCCGGGGTCGCCGCCGCCCACCGGCCCCTACGCCAACGAGGACCTGCTGCCGGTTCCCGTCGAGAAGCGCACCTGGACCACGTACAACTTCTCCGCGCTGTGGGTCGGCATGGCCCACAACACGGCGTCGTGGACGCTCGCCTCCGGTCTGATCGCGGTCGGCATGGACTGGAAGCAGGCGGTGTTCACCATCGCCCTGGCCAATGTGATCGTGCTCGTCCCGATGCTGCTCACCGGGCACGCGGGACCGAAGTACGGCATCCCCTTCCCGGTCTTCGCCCGCGCCTCCTTCGGGATCCGCGGCGCCAACCTCCCGGCGGTCGTCCGGGCGTTGGTGGCGTGCGGCTGGTTCGGCATCCAGACCTGGATCGGCGGCGAGGCGATCTACTTCCTCGCCGGGAAGCTGATCGGCAACGGCTGGAGCGACGCCGGGACGATCGGCGGCCACCCGTGGACCATGTGGCTGTCGTTCGCGATCTTCTGGGCGATCCAGGTCGCGATCATCTACCGGGGCATGGAGACCATCCGCCGCTTCGAGAACTGGGCGGCGCCCTTCGTCATCGTCGGCGCGCTGGTGATGCTGATCTGGATGAGCAACAAGGCCGGAGGCTTCGGCCCGCTGCTCGACCAGCCGTCCAAGCTCGGCTGGGGCGGCGACTTCTGGAAGCTGTTCTGGCCCTCCCTGATGGGCATGATCGGCTTCTGGTCCACGCTGTCGCTGAACATCCCGGACTTCACCCGCTACGGCAAGTCGCAGAAGGCGCAGACGTGGGGGCAGGCCCTCGGTCTTCCCACCACCATGACACTGTTCGCGCTGCTGTCGGTGCTGGTGACCTCCGGCTCGCAGGCCGTGTACGGCGAGACGATCTGGGACCCGGTCCAGCTCGCCGCCAAGACCGACAACGTCTTCGGGCTGCTGTTCGCGCTGGTGACCGTGCTGGTGGCGACCCTGTCGGTGAACATCGCGGCCAACCTGGTCTCGCCCGCGTTCGACTTCTCCAACGTGGCGCCGCGCCGGATCAGCTTCCGCACCGGCGCCCTCGCCACCTGTGTCATCGGAGTGCTGATCTTCCCGTGGAAGCTGTACTCCGACCCGCAGGGCTACATCTTCACCTGGCTCGGTCTGGTCGGCGGTCTGCTCGGCACGGTCGCCGGCATCCTCATCGCCGACTACTGGATCCTGCGCCGCGGCAGACTCGACCTGACGGACCTGTACCGCGCGGGCGGCCGTTACTGGTACGACGGCGGCTGGAACTGGCCCGCCGTGGTGGCCTTCCTCGCGGGCGGTGTCCTCGCGATCGGCGGCGCCAGCTTCAAGCCGATCCTCGACGGACGGCCGATTCCGGCCCTCGAATCCCTCGCCGACTACGGCTGGGCGGTCGGTCTCGGCACCTCGACGCTGGTGTACCTGCTCCTGATGACGGTGACCGGACGGCGGGCGCGCAGCGCCGCCTGA
- a CDS encoding gamma-glutamyltransferase family protein, with amino-acid sequence MTFTTRPTLQGTFGMVSSTHWLASQSAMAVLEDGGNAYDAAVAGAFVLHVVEPHLNGPAGEVPILLAPAGGEVRVLCGQGVAPAGATVAHYRGLGLDLVPGTGPLAAAVPGAFDAWMVLLRDHGTKDLADVLKYAVGYAEHGHAPVENVGATVETVRELFEREWTASAEVYLPGGRAPRPGTLLRNPALAATWRRLLAETAGAGDREARIEAARQVWRTGFVAEALVRQAARPTLDTSGERHTGTLTAADLAAWSATYETPATYDWNGWTLCKAGPWSQGPAFLQQLALLPPELPPYASAEYVHLLVEGCKLAMADREAWYGDAADVPLADLLSDGYNTGRRSLVGDKASYELRPGSPGGRPPRLAAHAHTVRSDEPGVSPMGAGEPTVAEPHVTGDGLTRGDTCHLDVVDRWGNMVAATPSGGWLQSNPVVPELGFPLGTRLQMTWLEEGLPNSLTPGRRPRTTLTPSLALRDGVPVLAFGTPGGDQQDQWQLHFFLAVAHHARVRGGLDLQGAIDAPNWHTDSFPGSFYPRGMRPGGVTVESRTPPEVVEGLRRRGHDVTVGAPWSEGRLCAVARAPETGILSAAANPRGMQGYAVGR; translated from the coding sequence ATGACCTTCACCACCCGGCCCACCCTCCAGGGCACCTTCGGCATGGTGTCGTCCACGCACTGGCTGGCCTCGCAGTCCGCGATGGCCGTCCTGGAGGACGGGGGCAACGCCTACGACGCCGCCGTCGCCGGGGCGTTCGTCCTGCACGTCGTCGAACCCCACCTCAACGGCCCCGCGGGCGAGGTCCCCATCCTGCTCGCCCCGGCCGGCGGCGAGGTGCGGGTGCTGTGCGGACAGGGCGTGGCACCGGCGGGCGCGACGGTCGCCCACTACCGGGGCCTCGGCCTGGACCTCGTCCCCGGCACCGGCCCGCTCGCCGCCGCCGTGCCCGGCGCGTTCGACGCCTGGATGGTCCTGCTGCGCGACCACGGCACCAAGGACCTCGCCGACGTCCTGAAGTACGCCGTCGGGTACGCCGAGCACGGGCACGCGCCCGTGGAGAACGTCGGCGCGACCGTGGAGACCGTACGGGAGCTGTTCGAGAGGGAGTGGACCGCGTCGGCCGAGGTGTACCTGCCCGGCGGCAGGGCGCCCCGGCCCGGCACCCTCCTGCGCAACCCCGCGCTCGCCGCCACCTGGCGGCGGCTCCTCGCCGAGACCGCGGGCGCCGGGGACCGCGAGGCGCGCATCGAGGCCGCGCGGCAGGTGTGGCGGACCGGATTCGTCGCCGAGGCGCTCGTCCGCCAGGCCGCCCGGCCCACCCTGGACACCAGCGGCGAGCGCCACACCGGCACCCTCACCGCCGCCGACCTCGCCGCCTGGTCCGCGACCTACGAGACACCGGCGACGTACGACTGGAACGGCTGGACCCTGTGCAAGGCCGGCCCCTGGAGCCAGGGCCCGGCCTTCCTCCAGCAGCTCGCCCTGCTCCCGCCCGAACTGCCCCCGTACGCCTCCGCGGAGTACGTCCATCTGCTGGTCGAGGGCTGCAAGCTCGCCATGGCCGACCGCGAGGCCTGGTACGGCGACGCGGCCGACGTGCCGCTGGCCGACCTGCTCTCGGACGGCTACAACACCGGGCGCCGCTCGCTCGTCGGCGACAAGGCGTCGTACGAACTGCGGCCCGGCAGCCCCGGCGGACGCCCGCCCCGGCTCGCCGCGCACGCGCACACCGTGCGCTCCGACGAGCCCGGGGTCAGCCCGATGGGGGCCGGCGAGCCCACCGTCGCCGAGCCGCACGTCACCGGGGACGGCCTCACCCGGGGCGACACCTGCCACCTCGACGTCGTCGACCGCTGGGGCAACATGGTCGCGGCCACGCCCAGCGGCGGCTGGCTCCAGTCCAACCCGGTCGTCCCGGAACTGGGCTTCCCGCTCGGCACCCGGCTGCAGATGACCTGGCTGGAGGAGGGCCTGCCCAACTCGCTCACCCCCGGCCGCCGCCCCCGCACCACCCTCACCCCCTCCCTCGCCCTGCGCGACGGAGTGCCGGTGCTGGCCTTCGGCACCCCCGGCGGCGACCAGCAGGACCAGTGGCAACTGCACTTCTTCCTCGCCGTCGCCCACCACGCGCGCGTGCGCGGCGGCCTCGACCTCCAGGGCGCCATCGACGCCCCGAACTGGCACACCGACTCCTTCCCCGGCTCCTTCTATCCGCGCGGCATGCGACCCGGCGGCGTCACCGTCGAATCGCGGACGCCGCCCGAGGTGGTGGAGGGACTGCGGCGGCGCGGCCACGACGTGACCGTCGGCGCCCCCTGGTCCGAGGGACGGCTGTGCGCGGTCGCCCGCGCCCCGGAGACCGGGATCCTGTCGGCGGCGGCGAACCCGCGGGGGATGCAGGGCTACGCGGTGGGCCGTTGA
- a CDS encoding YhgE/Pip domain-containing protein, with amino-acid sequence MPESAAPEARALTLLGRPRLWLLPTVLTGLLALLLSLLYMGGIVNPNGDLRDLPVALVNSDTGEPPAGQRQNLGTQVAAAIAADTGGGSVEWRLLGRAAAQDELDSGKVYGALVIPANFTDSLTALTTTRATQRPTLTVLTNPGKGSLGSSLASQITTRAAHQVSLDVGRQLTAATPTADSTTALLLADPVNVVTRVGHPIGTHSGLGLTAFYYTLLLVLAGFMGGNVISNGVDTALGYADNEIGPWHTRRPTVPIDRTQTLLLKMAMTAGITLLSVSLVMLACVAVLDMDASHLPLLWIYSYCACLAVGLGVQAINAAFGGIGQLVSVFVFIVLGLPSSGATVPLQAVPDFYRFLSYFEPMRQLSDGVRAILYFDARGDAGLTRSWIMIAIGAALALVFGFAMTRYYDRTGHKRLTPQPA; translated from the coding sequence ATGCCCGAATCCGCCGCCCCCGAGGCCCGCGCCCTCACCCTGCTGGGCCGCCCCAGACTCTGGCTGCTGCCCACGGTCCTGACCGGACTGCTCGCCCTGCTGCTGTCCCTCCTCTACATGGGCGGCATCGTCAACCCCAACGGCGATCTGCGCGACCTGCCCGTCGCCCTCGTCAACAGCGACACCGGCGAGCCGCCCGCGGGGCAGCGGCAGAACCTGGGCACCCAGGTCGCCGCCGCCATCGCCGCCGACACCGGCGGCGGCTCGGTCGAATGGCGCCTCCTCGGCCGCGCCGCGGCCCAGGACGAACTGGACTCCGGGAAGGTGTACGGCGCGCTCGTCATCCCCGCGAACTTCACCGACTCCCTCACCGCGCTCACCACCACCCGGGCCACCCAGCGGCCGACGCTCACCGTCCTCACCAACCCCGGCAAGGGCAGCCTCGGCTCCTCCCTGGCGAGCCAGATCACCACCAGGGCGGCCCACCAGGTCTCCCTGGACGTCGGCAGACAGCTCACCGCCGCCACCCCCACCGCCGACTCCACGACCGCCCTGCTGCTCGCCGACCCGGTGAACGTCGTCACCCGGGTCGGCCACCCCATCGGCACTCACAGCGGCCTCGGGCTGACCGCCTTCTACTACACGCTGCTGCTGGTCCTCGCCGGCTTCATGGGCGGCAACGTCATCAGCAACGGCGTGGACACCGCCCTCGGGTACGCCGACAACGAGATCGGCCCCTGGCACACCCGCCGCCCCACCGTGCCGATCGACCGCACCCAGACCCTGCTGCTGAAGATGGCGATGACGGCGGGCATCACCCTCCTCAGCGTCTCCCTGGTGATGCTCGCCTGCGTGGCCGTCCTGGACATGGACGCCTCGCACCTGCCGCTGCTGTGGATCTACTCCTACTGCGCGTGCCTCGCCGTCGGCCTCGGCGTCCAGGCCATCAACGCGGCCTTCGGCGGCATCGGCCAGCTCGTCTCCGTGTTCGTCTTCATCGTCCTCGGCCTGCCGTCCTCCGGCGCCACCGTCCCCCTCCAGGCGGTGCCCGACTTCTACCGCTTCCTGTCGTACTTCGAGCCGATGCGTCAGCTCAGCGACGGCGTGCGCGCCATCCTCTACTTCGACGCGCGCGGCGACGCCGGACTGACCCGCTCCTGGATCATGATCGCGATCGGCGCGGCCCTCGCCCTCGTCTTCGGCTTCGCGATGACCCGCTACTACGACCGCACCGGCCACAAACGCCTCACCCCGCAGCCCGCGTGA